Genomic DNA from Actinomycetota bacterium:
ATGCCCTCGCCTCTCCTTGTCCCGTCGGCCCCGGCCTCCGCAAGGTCATCTGGCTGGCGAGAGAACCACTGCCATGCCGGCACGAAGGCGATGGTGCCCGACTCCACCTCGACGATGTCCGCCTCGCTCACGGTGATGACTGTCGACTCCCGGATACCCAACTCCTGCATCCCGGCGGCCAGGGCACGCACCTCGCGCTCGCGCGTGGACAGATCGGCCACAGATGCGCTCACCTGGATCAAACCCGATGCATGACGCGTGAACGGGTCGCCCACGACAAAGTCGATCTCGTGGCCTTGCGCAGTCACGTAAAACGAGATCTCGCCGCTGAGCATACGACCGGCGCGGCGACGGAGCTCGAGGAAGACCGCTGTCTCCAGTCGGGCACCCAGATTGGTGGCAGTGACGTGCGACAGCGCGGAGGCGAGCCCCGGATCAACCGCGTAGGCTTTGCGCGGATTGCTCGCAATCACCCGCTCGGACTGACTGAATATCGGGACGGTATAGACCAGATACGCGTCCTCGAAGTACGCGAGCAGAGCGTGCATCGTGTCCTTAGAAACCTGGAAGCCACGCGACTTCAGGTCCTTGTGAGCCTTGTTAACCGAGAAACGCTGACCCGATGACTGCAGGAGCAGGCGGGAGAACGCACGCGTGGCCACGGCGTTCTCGACGCGATGCCGCTCGATGACGTCGCGCAGGAGCACAAGCTCCACGTAGTCCTGGAGCGTCTGAATCCGCAGCGCCCGTGACATGTCCAGCACCTCGGGGAAGCCGCCCACCTCCAGGTACCAGTCCAGGTG
This window encodes:
- a CDS encoding ATP-binding protein translates to LYVNFEDDRLYPLQETVLDNVLEAFFRRNPEARERGCYVFLDEVQTVPGFARFARRVVDTLPARMYLTGSSASLLHTDVATEFRGRGLAVEVFPMSFAETARHRGLDVFAGGAPSPRVRSLLLEHLDWYLEVGGFPEVLDMSRALRIQTLQDYVELVLLRDVIERHRVENAVATRAFSRLLLQSSGQRFSVNKAHKDLKSRGFQVSKDTMHALLAYFEDAYLVYTVPIFSQSERVIASNPRKAYAVDPGLASALSHVTATNLGARLETAVFLELRRRAGRMLSGEISFYVTAQGHEIDFVVGDPFTRHASGLIQVSASVADLSTREREVRALAAGMQELGIRESTVITVSEADIVEVESGTIAFVPAWQWFSRQPDDLAEAGADGTRRGEG